A window of the Planococcus citri chromosome 4, ihPlaCitr1.1, whole genome shotgun sequence genome harbors these coding sequences:
- the LOC135843844 gene encoding uncharacterized protein LOC135843844 — protein sequence MSQSEKNIYLNFTKSIVDGFEEFVTNVEKHDAVIGDNELKCKLKLISKKLQTIFNKWENTPDKKNTNMNNSTVEESSTRAVIKTIDTKPETLKRSKSWDEFESMIASSVGDTEPAPISKVSTTEISSSTSSKLEFSILDCLTTLVSKMDESETPTSNDNSPPLTRKEAEIIRKFKIENVKEEWVRGSNGFYVEQIQPGTWKCKPCDLPALSYANIISHVSGKAHFKKICYYNRDSRDSSETRRSKNDITVNTDLSDILSDIEPDLMKKDNGADIIVPFKGYYCNACCGTLNSEEALRLHVTGGKHRKNCES from the exons ATGTCTCAATCAGAAAAGAACATTTACCTCAATTTTACTAAATCGATCGTCGATGGATTCGAAGAATTCGtcacaaatgttgaaaaacacgacGCTGTCATTGGAGACAACGAACTAAAATGTAAACTGAAGCTAATCA GCAAAAAACTCCAAACCATTTTCAACAAATGGGAAAATACTCCCGATAAGAAGAACACCAACATGAATAATTCAACCGTCGAAGAATCCAGTACCCGAGCCGTAATCAAAACCATCGATACTAAGCCAGAAACCTTGAAGAGGAGTAAATCATGGGACGAATTCGAATCGATGATAGCCTCAAGTGTCGGCGATACCGAACCAGCCCCGATCTCGAAAGTCTCCACTACCGAAATATCCTCCAGCACTTCTAGTAAATTAGAATTCTCCATTTTAGATTGCCTTACGACCCTCGTATCTAAGATGGATGAGTCAGAAACGCCAACGTCTAACGATAATAGCCCTCCGTTGACCAGAAAAGAAGCTGAAATAAtacgtaaatttaaaattgaaaatgttaaagAAGAATGGGTCCGAGGCAGTAATGGATTCTACGTAGAACAAATCCAACCTGGTACTTGGAAGTGTAAACCGTGTGATCTTCCGGCTCTCTCGTACGCTAATATTATTTCTCACGTATCAGGCAAAGCTCACTTCAAGAAAATATGTTATTATAATCGAGATAGTCGCGATTCATCGGAAACCAGACGTAGTAAAAATGATATCACCGTGAATACCGATCTGAGTGATATTTTATCTGATATAGAACCGGATTTAATGAAGAAAGACAATGGTGCTGATATTATTGTTCCTTTTAAAGGATACTATTGTAATGCTTGTTGCGGTACTCTGAATTCCGAAGAAGCTCTTCGATTGCATGTTACCGGCGGTAAACATAGGAAGAATTGCGAATcttga